One part of the Arabidopsis thaliana chromosome 4, partial sequence genome encodes these proteins:
- the WAVE5 gene encoding SCAR family protein, protein MPLVRFKIRNELSLGGPEIQRSASVEDEEPKAILGAVEVAGLIGILRQLGDLAEFSAEVFNGLQEEVTVTASRCQKLTSRVRRIESALSPLEKAVLSQTSHIHFAYTAGSEWHPRIRNGHSHFVQSDLPLCVMESYEQCRDPPPLHLLDRFAVGGPGSCLRKYSDPTFFRKELSNPSKTDDIKVQRDQAHRKRKKKRLPQRNICRSNAVSTSDETNGAHLSSFTDDRPTTSRSTSTVDMPRSSNMQDLSDIVDQSYLQGQSGAQEQSEAQVQSDFQESSKARDSITGSGYIEYVINQSPVDKPEVKLVEGFLSGSLCPADRIGSTVPEGCIEVVDDNILYSPSEDLLVPSASNVCDEKKETLESMVEKSRKDDEPSELHESKFGPVTPDRVRQNQRDFDRTYILFDEVDIVGEKQSKSQANNIDGTLGIENEGEDKSEQESEADEFVDARNTIESESESDIDGVPKPKLEHYFGDISTYCSEDANSDNNDGSEDITYEEMAHDPRHENSEDESCSGSYLPEDSNVSSCLSDPVCEETLFHDENSQKPWEFFTMCPSLLAEKAVPDVTILREEPVMAHPLFAGDSANEKISSEERIISCPSLKDAIPAEKILPEEHLVNYPSLEAIPHEKILPGESIAKYPSFAEIIPQEKILSEKSLEEAVLDNMTPAGEPDAAHPSFPKAVQDKKISPEVLDSKIFSVPKAVSQEPISLEEFVRIHPCLAEAVPDERFLIEEPPSTCLSLTKAMPTEILLPEKTLESSHYLEELPEEDILQEKSVDSTHPSCAKAAAETNLSPEVLDSTKLSVAEAVPQEQVSLEEFVGINPCLVEAVPDERLLPEEPDTTYLSLTKAVAIEKVLSEELLETYPSLAELPEEEFLQEETDDATHTSEAVSDEEISQEVSDSTNLSLEEALPLEHISHEEFVGIDQCLVEVAPEERFLPEEPVITCLSLTMEGVLSEKSPETYPSLSELPEEKILDEEADDAMHPCLSEAVSDEQSSPNVLGSTNSPVAEAVPQAQISVEEFVGIDPCLVEAVPDMRDLPEEHITSCIYLTNVVPIEEVLPEEPFEACASLGKLPKDKISQEESDEATHTLSCAKAESDEHVSLEVLNSTNLSAAEAIPNEQVTLDEFVGIDPCLGEVVLDEEVLPEQLDTTCRSLTKAAPIMTIFPEEPPEVYPSLEELPEEKIAQEEEVDDATHPYFSEAVCDEKIPPLEDPGSTHPSLEESVPYEEASHEELVGTNPFLESAFPNEIGFPDEPGVTYRSSAEAVSKEKNLPEESLPTYPSWAEVVPDEKISREELDSTYPSSAEAVFDENISGSEAPGSTTETGRQNKTFPEKTFATENSLNEAVFDEKIPGSEAPVSTTETGLHNETFTEEPVATDISLNEAVFGEIIPGSEAPGSATETGLHNKTFPEKPFATDLSLKEAVFDEKIPGSEASSSTTETSPHNKTFPRETITTDLSSTEAVFDEKITGSGVPSFTTETGSHNKCFPEEPVPKENILPKEPAAAYLALAEGIPDQKVFLDDAALLLFAEAIFDQKFSPEVPDSTYPSLKEPEMHVAAPCVVTDLPAKNIKVKEGEVHNEPYTASDVSMNQKSGLLEPESTERTFPSSGGTVTISPDTQNSLPNGTSVESISIWSNGGLLGLAPLKPPVFAEPNSGSQHIKHEINEASVLSTRKQESSSRSVENAEKSSLPLIVSDPTSQQQSNMSSLSPMQSTGTSFRVFGLSHRLLMAGFRGNSSSTCKFESVPSSSYDTRVAAIEDRTQQSPGGSSFEEQLDYESSLFGSPTSSPPVEHMKISFNPIEASPVPKLKLRIPCQPRYNGENADMFPSFQLVPEASNSDDGDDNSDTFCQSSPCVSDYCLSDSELWESDESPRISVSSLKQVEERSRHGDMGSFSGSFLDLPCYDAVDHQSTFSRLEQEQVPEYKPSVSEIIRAWPPNQPKSSPCNEANVDANTVSKKTQDQSLGLVATDDEGGDSVCLDEHKTKGI, encoded by the exons atgCCGTTGGTGAGGTTCAAGATACGGAACGAGCTAAGCTTAGGTGGGCCGGAGATTCAACGTAGCGCCTCCGTGGAAGATGAGGAACCTAAGGCGATTCTCGGCGCTGTTGAAGTAGCTGGACTCATCGGTATTCTTCGTCAGTTAGGCGATCTCGCTGA ATTTTCTGCAGAAGTATTTAACGGCTTACAAGAAGAAGTAACTGTAACGGCATCTAGGTGTCAGAAGTTGACAAGCCGTGTTAGACGGATAGAGTCAGCGCTCTCACCTCTTGAAAAGGCTGTTCTATCGCAGACAAGCCACATACATTTTGCATACACTGCAG GCTCTGAGTGGCATCCTCGTATAAGGAATGGACATAGTCATTTTGTTCAGAGTGATTTGCCTCTGTGTGTTATGGAAAGTTATGAGCAATGCAGAGATCCTCCTCCTTTGCATCTGCTTGACCG ATTTGCTGTAGGTGGTCCTGGATCGTGTCTGAGAAAATACTCAGACCCAACATTCTTTAGAAAGGAGTTAAGCAACCCCAGTAAAACAGATGATATCAAAGTCCAGAGAGATCAGGCTCACCGCAAAAGAAAG AAAAAGAGGTTACCACAAAGAAACATTTGCAGATCAAATGCAGTGTCTACATCTGATGAAACTAATGG CGCTCATCTCAGTTCTTTTACTGATGACAGACCAACAACTTCTCGGAGTACGTCCACAGTTGACATGCCACGTAGCTCTAATATGCAAGATTTATCGGATATTGTAGACCAATCTTATCTGCAAGGGCAGTCAGGTGCGCAAGAACAAAGTGAAGCACAAGTACAATCAGATTTCCAAGAGTCATCAAAAGCTCGTGATTCTATAACTGGTTCAGGTTATATAGAGTATGTCATTAATCAAAGTCCTGTTGATAAGCCTGAAGTGAAGCTAGTAGAGGGATTCCTGTCTGGGTCCTTATGTCCTGCTGATAGAATAGGTTCAACTGTTCCCGAAGGCTGCATTGAAGTGGTAGATGATAATATCCTATATAGCCCCTCAGAAGACCTACTTGTGCCTTCTGCTTCTAATGTTTGtgatgagaagaaagaaacacttGAATCGATGGTGGAGAAAAGCCGCAAAGATGATGAACCATCAGAGCTACATGAGTCAAAATTTGGCCCAGTAACACCAGACAGGGTAAGGCAAAATCAAAGGGACTTTGATAGgacatatattttgtttgatgaggTAGATATTGTgggagaaaaacaaagtaagaGCCAGGCCAACAATATTGATGGAACACTAGGAATTGAGAACGAAGGAGAAGATAAGAGTGAACAAGAGAGTGAAGCAGATGAGTTTGTTGATGCTCGTAATACAATTGAATCAGAATCGGAGAGTGATATTGATGGAGTACCAAAACCGAAATTGGAGCATTACTTTGGGGATATTAGTACTTATTGTTCGGAAGATGCTAACAGTGACAACAATGATGGATCAGAAGATATAACATATGAAGAAATGGCACATGATCCACGCCATGAAAATTCTGAAGATGAATCTTGTTCAGGTTCTTACCTTCCTGAAGACTCAAATGTTTCCAGTTGCCTATCAGATCCAGTGTGTGAGGAAACTCTGTTTCATGATGAGAATTCTCAAAAGCCATGGGAATTTTTTACCATGTGCCCTTCGTTATTGGCTGAAAAAGCCGTTCCGGATGTAACAATTTTGCGAGAAGAACCTGTCATGGCACATCCCTTGTTTGCAGGAGACTCTGCTAATGAAAAGATATCATCTGAAGAACGTATTATCTCATGCCCGTCTCTGAAAGATGCTATTCCTGCTGAAAAGATCTTGCCAGAAGAACATTTGGTCAACTATCCATCTCTTGAAGCTATTCCCCATGAAAAGATCTTGCCAGGAGAGTCTATTGCCAAATATCCTTCTTTTGCAGAAATCATACCGCAAGAAAAGATCTTGTCTGAAAAGTCTTTGGAAGAAGCTGTGCTTGACAATATGACCCCAGCAGGAGAACCTGATGCTGCTCATCCATCATTTCCCAAAGCTGTTCAAGACAAGAAAATCTCACCAGAAGTTCTTGATTCGAAAATATTTTCTGTGCCAAAAGCTGTTTCACAAGAGCCAATCTCCCTTGAAGAATTTGTTAGGATACATCCATGTTTGGCTGAAGCTGTTCCTGATGAAAGGTTCTTGATAGAAGAACCTCCCAGCACATGTTTGTCTTTGACAAAAGCCATGCCTACTGAAATATTATTGCCAGAAAAAACTTTGGAATCGTCTCATTATTTGGAAGAATTGCCTGAAGAAGATATCTTGCAAGAAAAATCTGTTGATTCTACACATCCATCTTGTGCCAAAGCTGCTGCAGAAACAAATCTATCACCAGAAGTTCTTGATTCCACAAAATTGTCTGTGGCAGAAGCTGTTCCGCAAGAACAAGTCTCACTTGAAGAATTTGTTGGCATCAATCCGTGTTTGGTAGAAGCGGTTCCTGATGAAAGGCTCTTGCCAGAAGAACCTGACACCACATATCTGTCTTTGACAAAAGCCGTGGCTATTGAAAAGGTCTTGTCAGAAGAGCTTTTGGAAACATATCCTTCTTTGGCAGAATTGCCTGAAGAAGAGTTTTTGCAGGAAGAAACTGATGATGCCACACATACATCTGAAGCTGTTAGTGATGAAGAAATCTCCCAAGAAGTTTCTGATTCCACAAATTTGTCTCTTGAAGAAGCTCTTCCACTAGAGCACATCTCACATGAAGAATTTGTTGGCATAGATCAGTGTTTGGTAGAAGTGGCTCCTGAGGAAAGGTTCTTGCCAGAAGAACCTGTCATCACATGTCTCTCTTTGACAATGGAAGGAGTCTTGTCAGAAAAGTCTCCCGAAACGTATCCTTCTTTGTCAGAATTGCCTGAAGAAAAGATTTTGGATGAAGAAGCTGATGATGCCATGCACCCATGTCTTTCTGAAGCTGTTAGTGATGAACAAAGCTCACCTAACGTTCTTGGTTCCACAAATTCGCCTGTGGCAGAAGCTGTTCCACAAGCGCAAATCTCAGTTGAAGAATTTGTTGGCATAGATCCATGTTTGGTAGAAGCTGTTCCTGATATGAGGGATTTGCCAGAAGAACATATCACCTCATGTATCTATTTAACAAATGTGGTGCCTATCGAAGAAGTCTTGCCAGAAGAACCTTTTGAAGCGTGTGCATCTTTGGGAAAATTGCCTAAAGATAAGATCTCacaagaagaatctgatgaGGCTACACATACGTTGTCTTGTGCCAAAGCTGAAAGTGATGAACATGTCTCACTGGAAGTTCTTAATTCCACAAATTTGTCTGCGGCAGAAGCTATTCCAAATGAGCAAGTCACACTTGACGAATTTGTTGGCATAGATCCGTGTTTGGGAGAAGTTGTTCTTGATGAAGAGGTTTTGCCAGAACAACTTGACACCACATGTCGGTCTTTGACGAAAGCTGCGCCCATCATGACAATCTTTCCAGAAGAACCTCCGGAAGTGTATCCTTCTTTGGAAGAATTGCCAGAAGAAAAGATcgcacaagaagaagaagttgatgaTGCTACTCATCCATATTTTTCTGAAGCTGTTTGTGATGAGAAGATCCCGCCACTGGAAGATCCTGGTTCCACACATCCATCTTTGGAAGAATCCGTTCCGTATGAGGAAGCCTCGCATGAAGAACTTGTTGGCACAAATCCATTTTTGGAATCAGCTTTTCCCAACGAAATCGGTTTTCCAGACGAACCTGGCGTCACATATCGGTCTTCGGCAGAAGCTGTTTCTAAGGAAAAGAACTTGCCAGAAGAATCCTTACCTACATATCCGTCTTGGGCAGAAGTTGTACCTGATGAAAAGATCTCTCGAGAAGAACTTGATTCCACATATCCATCTTCTGCAGAAGctgtttttgatgaaaatatcTCAGGCTCAGAAGCTCCTGGTTCCACAACAGAAACTGgtcgacaaaacaaaaccttccCTGAAAAAACTTTTGCCACGGAAAATTCCTTGAACGAAGCagtttttgatgaaaagatCCCAG GCTCAGAAGCTCCTGTTTCCACAACAGAAACTGGTCTACACAATGAAACCTTCACTGAAGAACCTGTTGCCACAGATATTTCCTTGAACGAAGCAGTTTTTGGTGAAATTATCCCAGGCTCAGAAGCTCCTGGTTCCGCAACAGAAACTGGTCTACACAACAAAACCTTCCCTGAAAAACCTTTTGCCACGGATCTTTCTTTAAAAGAAGCagtttttgatgaaaagatCCCAGGCTCAGAAGCTTCTAGTTCCACAACAGAAACTAGTCCACACAACAAAACCTTCCCTAGAGAAACTATTACCACAGATCTGTCCTCGACCGAAGctgtttttgatgaaaagatCACAGGCTCAGGAGTTCCTAGTTTCACAACAGAAACTGGTTCACACAACAAATGCTTCCCTGAAGAACCTGTTCCCAAGGAAAATATTCTGCCAAAAGAACCTGCTGCTGCATATCTGGCTTTGGCTGAAGGTATTCCTGACCAAAAAGTATTCTTGGATGATGCCGcacttttgttatttgcagAAGCTATTTTCGATCAAAAGTTTTCACCAGAAGTTCCGGATTCCACGTATCCTTCTTTGAAAGAACCAGAAATGCATGTTGCCGCACCATGTGTAGTAACAGATCTTCCTGCTAAAAACATCAAGGTAAAAGAAGGTGAAGTACATAATGAGCCCTACACAGCATCTGATGTTTCTATGAATCAGAAGAGTGGTTTATTGGAACCAGAATCTACTGAAAGAACATTTCCCTCGAGCGGTGGTACTGTTACGATTTCTCCAGATACTCAGAATTCTCTTCCAAATGGTACAAGTGTTGAATCAATAAGTATATGGAGCAATGGAGGACTCCTTGGACTCGCGCCATTGAAACCTCCAGTATTTGCTGAGCCTAATTCTGGAAGCCAACATATAAAGCACGAGATCAACGAAGCTAGTGTTCTTTCGACAAGGAAGCAGGAATCATCGAGCCGATCAGTTGAAAATGCTGAGAAGAGCTCACTTCCATTAATTGTTTCAGATCCCACGTCTCAACAACAAAGCAACATGTCGAGTCTCTCTCCCATGCAGAGCACTGGAACATCGTTCAGAGTTTTTGGCTTAAGTCATAGATTACTCATGGCTGGGTTTCGGGGaaactcttcttcaacttGCAAATTTGAATCTGTACCTAGTAGTAGCTATGATACCAGAGTAGCTGCTATCGAAGACAGGACTCAGCAAAGTCCTGGTGGTTCAAGCTTTGAGGAGCAATTGGATTATGAATCATCTCTCTTTGGCTCACCTACTTCATCCCCACCGGTTGAACATATGAAAATATCATTCAACCCAATAGAAGCCTCTCCAGTTCCTAAATTGAAACTGAGAATCCCATGCCAACCTCGGTACAATGGTGAAAATGCGGATATGTTCCCTTCGTTTCAGTTGGTTCCAGAGGCTAGCAACTCTGATGACGGCGATGACAACAGTGACACCTTTTGTCAGTCATCTCCTTGTGTTTCCGACTATTGTTTGTCAGATTCTGAGCTGTGGGAATCTGATGAAAGCCCTAGAATATCTGTATCAAGCTTGAAGCAAGTTGAAGAGAGAAGTAGACATGGTGATATGGGTTCTTTTTCTGGTTCGTTTCTTGATCTCCCATGTTACGACGCCGTAGATCATCAATCCACATTTTCAAGACTAGAGCAAGAACAAGTTCCGGAATACAAACCATCTGTCTCAGAGATCATCCGTGCTTGGCCaccaaaccaaccaaaaagCAGTCCCTGTAATGAAGCAAACGTAGACGCAAACACGGTGTCGAAGAAAACGCAAGATCAATCTCTTGG GCTTGTAGCTACAGATGACGAGGGTGGTGATAGTGTTTGTCTTGATGAACATAAAACCAAAGGGATCTAA